In one window of Halomarina pelagica DNA:
- a CDS encoding low molecular weight phosphatase family protein: MSRTEPGQTAVAFVCEGNAGRSQMATAFAERERAERGLDIDIITGGTDPADHVHESVITVLQEKGIDISDRTPRRIQPADIENVGHVVTMGCSVDEFRPDGWTGESEQWELDHPGGDDLDDVRAQRDEIEQLVTAFFDDLETTLSHG, translated from the coding sequence ATGAGCCGTACTGAGCCGGGACAGACGGCAGTTGCGTTCGTTTGTGAGGGGAACGCGGGTCGAAGTCAGATGGCCACAGCCTTCGCCGAACGAGAGCGAGCAGAGCGCGGGCTCGATATCGACATCATCACTGGTGGTACTGATCCAGCCGACCACGTTCACGAGTCGGTCATCACTGTGCTCCAGGAGAAGGGCATCGACATCAGCGACCGCACACCGCGACGAATTCAACCGGCGGATATCGAGAACGTCGGTCACGTCGTCACCATGGGCTGTTCGGTCGACGAGTTCCGGCCCGACGGCTGGACAGGGGAGAGCGAGCAATGGGAGCTCGATCATCCGGGTGGTGACGACCTCGATGACGTCCGGGCACAACGCGACGAGATCGAACAGCTCGTCACAGCGTTCTTCGACGACCTTGAGACTACCTTGTCCCACGGATAG
- a CDS encoding DUF7568 family protein yields the protein MSRITNWRRRNRTPTLECRNTETGARAVLHRAPDSYRYKWRGAILVDGYPVWSRGYETKDATAFRNALRDRPAPELSCPECLNGDVVVGGKTADRAKVQRWFECRNCGYEAPSEIVYGAER from the coding sequence ATGTCCCGAATCACAAACTGGCGACGGAGAAATCGCACGCCTACTCTCGAGTGTCGGAACACTGAGACGGGTGCCCGAGCTGTCCTGCATCGAGCCCCGGACTCCTACCGGTACAAATGGCGTGGAGCGATCCTCGTTGACGGCTACCCGGTCTGGTCGCGAGGGTATGAGACAAAGGACGCGACGGCGTTTCGGAACGCGCTCCGTGACAGGCCAGCGCCCGAATTGAGTTGTCCGGAGTGTCTGAACGGCGATGTGGTAGTCGGAGGGAAAACGGCTGACCGCGCGAAAGTTCAGCGCTGGTTCGAGTGTCGGAACTGTGGGTACGAAGCACCCTCAGAGATCGTATACGGCGCCGAGCGCTAA